The segment AGATCAAAGCCCTGCGCCTGCTGTTTCCCCAGAGCCCCGCCATCGCCCTGACCCTAGCGAATACCCTGCGCAAAGCGAACGCGCCCCGCTCGATCATTGCGGCGGCCTACCGCGATTTCATGGCGATCGCCCAGCGAGGGACGCCCGGTTACGAAGAAGCGAAACAGTACTTGCAAAACGGCAATTGATACGGATTCTGCGCGCTACTTCGTCGGGCCCTCATGCCAGCAATCAAACCCAGCAGCATTCGCGATCTCAAAGACCGTATCAACATATACGACGTCGTTTCGCGCGAGGTGACCTTGAAAAAGGCCGGCGCCGACTACAAAGGCCTGAGCCCCTTCAACAACGAGAAGACCCCTTCTTTCTACGTTTCCCCGGATAAGGGCTTCTACAAATGCTTCAGCTCCGGCAATTCTGGCGACGCCATCTCGTTCGTCATGGAAACCGAGCGGCTGACCTTTACCGAAGCTGTCGAAACCTTAGCCAAGCGCTTCAACTTCGAGCTGGAATACGAGCAGGGAAACAGCCGCGCCCGCGAAGAACGCAGCCTGCGCCAAGAGCTCTTCGAACTGCACGAACTCGCCGCCGACTTTTTCCGCGAACAGTTTCTAGCAACCGACAAAGCTGGCGAATGGATTCGCAAGTACTGGACAGATGGCCGCAAGTTCTCCCTGGAAACAGCGGAGGAATTCAAAATCGGCTTTGCCCCCATCAATGGCGTCAAGCTTGGCGAACTCGCGGTGAAAAAGGGATTCTCCAAGGAAGCCATGGAAGCCTGCGGCCTCTTCTACGCTAAGCGTGGCATAGACCCGCACCGCATGGGCTACCGTTTTCGCGGTCGCCTGATGATCCCTATTCGCGACCACCAAGGCCGCGTCACCGCCTTCACCGCTCGCCAGCTGGAAATCACGCCCAAGGACGACCCCAGCCACGAGGCTAAGTACATCAACTCCCCGGAAACCCCTATTTTCCACAAGGGAAACCTGCTCTTCAACCTCGATCGCGCCCGCATGGAGGTGAAGCCGGAAACTCCCTTCGTCATGGTGGAGGGGCAGCTCGACGCCATCCGCTGCTGGTCCGTCGGCATCACTACCGCCGTGGCTCCGCAGGGAACCGGGATCACCGAATCGCAGCTTCGCCTGCTCAAGCGCTACGAATCTCGCCTCATCGTTTTGCTCGACGGCGATTCCGCAGGCCAAAAGGCCGCCCTGCGTATGCTTCCCCTCG is part of the Pelagicoccus enzymogenes genome and harbors:
- the dnaG gene encoding DNA primase, which translates into the protein MPAIKPSSIRDLKDRINIYDVVSREVTLKKAGADYKGLSPFNNEKTPSFYVSPDKGFYKCFSSGNSGDAISFVMETERLTFTEAVETLAKRFNFELEYEQGNSRAREERSLRQELFELHELAADFFREQFLATDKAGEWIRKYWTDGRKFSLETAEEFKIGFAPINGVKLGELAVKKGFSKEAMEACGLFYAKRGIDPHRMGYRFRGRLMIPIRDHQGRVTAFTARQLEITPKDDPSHEAKYINSPETPIFHKGNLLFNLDRARMEVKPETPFVMVEGQLDAIRCWSVGITTAVAPQGTGITESQLRLLKRYESRLIVLLDGDSAGQKAALRMLPLALAQGVEAAFIPLTDKEDPDDIFLEGGHEALDTLLQRELEPIQFACKAHMPPGERLTPQGKAKAIREVFSIIQRADSQATQIEFVKQAAAAFELDEDATINDFQRFAGQQTPQASPPPAPAPTPIPAPVQQIPVQGEPKRRRAVSSVEQDLLALCMLEPEIGSQVAHVVDPEWIDRTLPEGKLLDFVLNEFLNDMWDGPNSLNEHLESADQKTLASSIYFEAKPQENPERFANAALKQLATKFVERKSKEIRLEIGRKEATNDHPAASALLGELFALNQLKHKPPQIGSLFS